In the Ictalurus punctatus breed USDA103 chromosome 7, Coco_2.0, whole genome shotgun sequence genome, one interval contains:
- the dync2i1 gene encoding cytoplasmic dynein 2 intermediate chain 1 isoform X2: MYSGKKITKEDTWRSDDLIRHMRSQEEERRRRERSQRDPERERRKHREESGRRGEARDERERERGEAEHRDREKERQRDRDKDRDREKEKERDRDGLRERVKERDKEKDLEREKRNREKDRDRNKERDREKEGGREKGDRGKDGERQKREREKDREREKGDREKDRERQKREKEKERDKLKERGRDRGEERDREKDRERERRRAERENERRKEKEISVDGDDKFRERERDRKERHREREHHRGGEEQDKERREQERREKHGHRQHTGKTDGEERREWRRREIEQHEDGEIEQRHRHQAGDGVMEREERDKRREQRNDDSNQRPREHESKHSETKQEVGNDVTEDNCEGAEDYGNEDYEDDFEDYEEDFEEFDEDKEEEEEVRESEKREAEREMSPRSRREVEDIRRAMEKENELLGTARSTPSTQGSEISDRVSADSRRSRTYGRVIDFTAARQREINQEAADKQKKRSTELLRLIELDYSVTESLLDLPPVREYDLYIKSYGTANTKQAYVQCNEDNIERDTQTDEADIADKWTQHPPETSVACGDPQISHNASGESVTRMSVDSKRLAAFLSSATQVMAVLLEENIAQSNSVKKLQSHTHTLSFSDGCVHLNTQLNFLQGRQVTLLHFSQTQTHTLLSVHSPRSGSSDVTLDSKTLVCVWNIWEPSTPQRILVCEAEVRSCCFSPGKAALVFAGTDVGSVLVWDLREHSGSHSHVRVCEEEWTLRHPTFSTDAVLSGAGHFSSVVSVEPVLVNVGAGLRDPLLPDQEESLGLSFQLGSLDENGLLNLWVVVELPKADDSGSQTDLGLRPGGKVKLLHSSSLQTTPQLDKGVIGVTSHLRFVLKFLPSDSNHYFIGSNMGLVRHGTRHGLRAVPKLYRPKDGERLADVTALEFCPTGEPFFLVGCSDGSVRLHALVCEEAVCEWTLGSGRAAVQCLHFSPTRCSVFCALDSTSVLHIWDLTQRDESPLLTQDLHTDPVSAMAVSGDASTQNPYSSIALAKDSGRLEIHFLLPSLTLPQASDTGKLHSLAQDTL, encoded by the exons ATGTACTCCGGAAAG aaaataacaaaagaaGACACATGGAGATCTGACGATTTAATAAGGCACATgagg AGccaagaggaggagaggaggaggagagagcgCTCACAgcgagacccagagagagagaggaggaagcaCAGGGAGGAAAGTGGCAGGAGAGGAGAAGCcagggatgagagagagagagagcggggtgAGGCggagcacagagacagagagaaagagcggCAGAGAGATAGGGAtaaggacagagacagagaaaaagagaaagaaagagacagagatggatTGAGGGAgagggtgaaagagagagacaaggaaAAAGATTTAGAGAGGGAAAAGAGGAATAGGGAGAAAGATAGAGAccggaataaagagagggatagggaaaaggagggagggagagaaaagggGGACAGAggaaaagatggagagagacaaaaaagggAGAGggaaaaggacagagagagagaaaagggggacagagaaaaagacagagagagacaaaaaagggagaaggaaaaggagagagataagctgaaggagagagggagagatagaggggaagagagggatagggagaaagacagagagagggagagaaggagggcAGAGcgagagaatgaaagaagaaaagagaaggaaatTAGTGTAGATGGGGACGACAAGttcagggagagagagcgagacaggaaagagaggcacagagagagggagcatCATCGTGGAGGTGAAGAACAGGATAAAGAAcggagagagcaagaaagacgAGAGAAACACGGCCACAGACAGCACACTGGAAAAACAGACGGAG AGGAAAGAAGAGagtggaggagaagagagatAGAGCAGCAT GAGGATGGAGAGATCGAGCAGAGACACAGACACCAGGCCggagatggagtgatggagagagaggagagggataAACGGAGAGAACAGAGGAACGACGATTCGAATCAGAGACCCAGAGAGCATGAGAGCAAGCACAGTGAAACTAAGCaggag GTGGGAAATGACGTGACTGAGGACAACTGTGAAGGAGCAGAGGATTATGGGAATGAAGATTATGAGGATGATTTTGAG GACTACGAGGAAGACTTTGAGGAGTTTGATgaggacaaagaagaagaagaagaggtgcGTGAAAGTGAAAAGAGGGAAGCAGAGCGGGAGATGAGTCCACGCAGCAGACGGGAGGTCGAGGACATCCGGAGAGCCATGGAGAAGGAGAACGAGCTGCTCGGAACGGCACGGTCCACACCCTCGACCCAGGGGTCTGAGATCTCCGACAGAG TGAGTGCCGACTCAAGGAGAAGTCGCACGTACGGCCGGGTCATCGACTTCACCGCAGCGAGGCAGAGAGAGATAAACCAGGAAGCGGCCGATAAACAGAA GAAACGCAGCACCGAGCTCCTGCGCCTCATCGAGCTGGACTATTCCGTCACCGAGAGTCTCCTGGATCTGCCTCCAGTCCGCGAGTACGACTTGTACATCAAGAGCTACGGGACGGCCAACACCAAGCAG GCCTACGTGCAGTGCAACGAGGACAACATCGAGCGAGACACTCAGACGGACGAGGCGGACATCGCGGACAAGTGGACACAACATCCGCCGGAGACCAGCGTCGCGTGTGGAG ACCCTCAGATTTCCCACAATGCATCAGGCGAGTCTGTCACCAGGATGAGCGTGGACTCCAAGCGACTCGCCGCGTTCCTCAGTTCTGCCACGCAg gtgaTGGCAGTGTTGCTGGAGGAAAACATCGCTCAGAGCAACTCGGTGAAAAAGCTgcagtcacatacacacacactctccttcaGTGACGGCTGTGTTCATCTCAATACCCAGCTGAACTTTCTACAAg gtcgACAGGTGACGTTGTTGCACTTCTCCCAGACGCAGACTCACACCTTGCTCTCCGTTCACTCCCCGCGCTCCGGCTCCAGCGACGTCACACTCGACAGTAAGacgctggtgtgtgtgtggaacatcTGGGAGCCGTCCACACCTCAGAGGATCCTCGTCTGTGAagctgag GTGCGGAGCTGCTGCTTCAGTCCCGGGAAGGCCGCGCTGGTGTTTGCTGGGACAGATGTGGGCTCTGTGCTGGTGTGGGATCTGAGAGAACATTCCGGCTCTCATTCGCACgtcagagtgtgtgaggaggagtGGACACTGCGTCACCCGACCTTCTCCACCG acgcTGTGCTGTCAGGAGCAGGGCATTTCTCTTCCGTAGTGTCCGTCGAGCCAGTCCTGGTCAAcgtgggggcggggcttagaGATCCACTGCTGCCGGACCAAGAAG AGTCACTGGGTCTGTCATTCCAGCTGGGGTCACTGGATGAAAACGGACTCCTGAATCTTTGG GTTGTAGTCGAGTTGCCCAAAGCTGATGATTCTGGATCCCAAACAGACCTGG GTCTGCGTCCAGGTGGTAAAGTGAAGCTCCTCCACAGTTCCTCTCTACAGACCACACCTCAACTGGACAAGGGGGTCATTGGGGTCACATCTCACCTGAGATTTGTCCTGAAATTCCTCCCCTCAGATTCTAACCACTACTTCATTGGCAGTAACATG GGTTTGGTGAGACATGGTACCAGACACGGACTCCGAGCCGTTCCGAAGCTCTACAGGCctaaagatggagagagactaGCGGATGTCACGGCTCTAGAGTTCTGCCCCACCGGAGAACCTTTCTTTCTG gtggGCTGCAGTGACGGTTCGGTGCGTCTCCATGCCTTGGTGTGTGAGGAGGCGGTGTGTGAGTGGACCCTGGGTTCGGGTCGTGCTGCGGTTCAGTGTCTGCACTTTTCCCCGACGCGGTGCTCCGTGTTCTGCGCGCTGGACTCTACATCTGTCCTGCACATCTGGGATCTCACACAGAGAGACGAGTCTCCGCTCCTCACCCAGGACCTCCACACTGACCC CGTCTCAGCCATGGCCGTGTCCGGAGACGCCTCCACGCAGAACCCGTACTCCAGCATCGCTCTGGCTAAAGACTCGGGCAGGCTGGAGATCCACTTCCTGCTTCCCTCGCTCACACTTCCTCAAGCCTCGGACACGGGGAAACTCCACTCGCTGGCACAGGACACACTCtga
- the dync2i1 gene encoding cytoplasmic dynein 2 intermediate chain 1 isoform X4, with product MYSGKKITKEDTWRSDDLIRHMRSQEEERRRRERSQRDPERERRKHREESGRRGEARDERERERGEAEHRDREKERQRDRDKDRDREKEKERDRDGLRERVKERDKEKDLEREKRNREKDRDRNKERDREKEGGREKGDRGKDGERQKREREKDREREKGDREKDRERQKREKEKERDKLKERGRDRGEERDREKDRERERRRAERENERRKEKEISVDGDDKFRERERDRKERHREREHHRGGEEQDKERREQERREKHGHRQHTGKTDGEERREWRRREIEQHVKFNHEDGEIEQRHRHQAGDGVMEREERDKRREQRNDDSNQRPREHESKHSETKQEDYEEDFEEFDEDKEEEEEVRESEKREAEREMSPRSRREVEDIRRAMEKENELLGTARSTPSTQGSEISDRVSADSRRSRTYGRVIDFTAARQREINQEAADKQKKRSTELLRLIELDYSVTESLLDLPPVREYDLYIKSYGTANTKQAYVQCNEDNIERDTQTDEADIADKWTQHPPETSVACGDPQISHNASGESVTRMSVDSKRLAAFLSSATQVMAVLLEENIAQSNSVKKLQSHTHTLSFSDGCVHLNTQLNFLQGRQVTLLHFSQTQTHTLLSVHSPRSGSSDVTLDSKTLVCVWNIWEPSTPQRILVCEAEVRSCCFSPGKAALVFAGTDVGSVLVWDLREHSGSHSHVRVCEEEWTLRHPTFSTDAVLSGAGHFSSVVSVEPVLVNVGAGLRDPLLPDQEESLGLSFQLGSLDENGLLNLWVVVELPKADDSGSQTDLGLRPGGKVKLLHSSSLQTTPQLDKGVIGVTSHLRFVLKFLPSDSNHYFIGSNMGLVRHGTRHGLRAVPKLYRPKDGERLADVTALEFCPTGEPFFLVGCSDGSVRLHALVCEEAVCEWTLGSGRAAVQCLHFSPTRCSVFCALDSTSVLHIWDLTQRDESPLLTQDLHTDPVSAMAVSGDASTQNPYSSIALAKDSGRLEIHFLLPSLTLPQASDTGKLHSLAQDTL from the exons ATGTACTCCGGAAAG aaaataacaaaagaaGACACATGGAGATCTGACGATTTAATAAGGCACATgagg AGccaagaggaggagaggaggaggagagagcgCTCACAgcgagacccagagagagagaggaggaagcaCAGGGAGGAAAGTGGCAGGAGAGGAGAAGCcagggatgagagagagagagagcggggtgAGGCggagcacagagacagagagaaagagcggCAGAGAGATAGGGAtaaggacagagacagagaaaaagagaaagaaagagacagagatggatTGAGGGAgagggtgaaagagagagacaaggaaAAAGATTTAGAGAGGGAAAAGAGGAATAGGGAGAAAGATAGAGAccggaataaagagagggatagggaaaaggagggagggagagaaaagggGGACAGAggaaaagatggagagagacaaaaaagggAGAGggaaaaggacagagagagagaaaagggggacagagaaaaagacagagagagacaaaaaagggagaaggaaaaggagagagataagctgaaggagagagggagagatagaggggaagagagggatagggagaaagacagagagagggagagaaggagggcAGAGcgagagaatgaaagaagaaaagagaaggaaatTAGTGTAGATGGGGACGACAAGttcagggagagagagcgagacaggaaagagaggcacagagagagggagcatCATCGTGGAGGTGAAGAACAGGATAAAGAAcggagagagcaagaaagacgAGAGAAACACGGCCACAGACAGCACACTGGAAAAACAGACGGAG AGGAAAGAAGAGagtggaggagaagagagatAGAGCAGCATGTAAAATTCAACCAT GAGGATGGAGAGATCGAGCAGAGACACAGACACCAGGCCggagatggagtgatggagagagaggagagggataAACGGAGAGAACAGAGGAACGACGATTCGAATCAGAGACCCAGAGAGCATGAGAGCAAGCACAGTGAAACTAAGCaggag GACTACGAGGAAGACTTTGAGGAGTTTGATgaggacaaagaagaagaagaagaggtgcGTGAAAGTGAAAAGAGGGAAGCAGAGCGGGAGATGAGTCCACGCAGCAGACGGGAGGTCGAGGACATCCGGAGAGCCATGGAGAAGGAGAACGAGCTGCTCGGAACGGCACGGTCCACACCCTCGACCCAGGGGTCTGAGATCTCCGACAGAG TGAGTGCCGACTCAAGGAGAAGTCGCACGTACGGCCGGGTCATCGACTTCACCGCAGCGAGGCAGAGAGAGATAAACCAGGAAGCGGCCGATAAACAGAA GAAACGCAGCACCGAGCTCCTGCGCCTCATCGAGCTGGACTATTCCGTCACCGAGAGTCTCCTGGATCTGCCTCCAGTCCGCGAGTACGACTTGTACATCAAGAGCTACGGGACGGCCAACACCAAGCAG GCCTACGTGCAGTGCAACGAGGACAACATCGAGCGAGACACTCAGACGGACGAGGCGGACATCGCGGACAAGTGGACACAACATCCGCCGGAGACCAGCGTCGCGTGTGGAG ACCCTCAGATTTCCCACAATGCATCAGGCGAGTCTGTCACCAGGATGAGCGTGGACTCCAAGCGACTCGCCGCGTTCCTCAGTTCTGCCACGCAg gtgaTGGCAGTGTTGCTGGAGGAAAACATCGCTCAGAGCAACTCGGTGAAAAAGCTgcagtcacatacacacacactctccttcaGTGACGGCTGTGTTCATCTCAATACCCAGCTGAACTTTCTACAAg gtcgACAGGTGACGTTGTTGCACTTCTCCCAGACGCAGACTCACACCTTGCTCTCCGTTCACTCCCCGCGCTCCGGCTCCAGCGACGTCACACTCGACAGTAAGacgctggtgtgtgtgtggaacatcTGGGAGCCGTCCACACCTCAGAGGATCCTCGTCTGTGAagctgag GTGCGGAGCTGCTGCTTCAGTCCCGGGAAGGCCGCGCTGGTGTTTGCTGGGACAGATGTGGGCTCTGTGCTGGTGTGGGATCTGAGAGAACATTCCGGCTCTCATTCGCACgtcagagtgtgtgaggaggagtGGACACTGCGTCACCCGACCTTCTCCACCG acgcTGTGCTGTCAGGAGCAGGGCATTTCTCTTCCGTAGTGTCCGTCGAGCCAGTCCTGGTCAAcgtgggggcggggcttagaGATCCACTGCTGCCGGACCAAGAAG AGTCACTGGGTCTGTCATTCCAGCTGGGGTCACTGGATGAAAACGGACTCCTGAATCTTTGG GTTGTAGTCGAGTTGCCCAAAGCTGATGATTCTGGATCCCAAACAGACCTGG GTCTGCGTCCAGGTGGTAAAGTGAAGCTCCTCCACAGTTCCTCTCTACAGACCACACCTCAACTGGACAAGGGGGTCATTGGGGTCACATCTCACCTGAGATTTGTCCTGAAATTCCTCCCCTCAGATTCTAACCACTACTTCATTGGCAGTAACATG GGTTTGGTGAGACATGGTACCAGACACGGACTCCGAGCCGTTCCGAAGCTCTACAGGCctaaagatggagagagactaGCGGATGTCACGGCTCTAGAGTTCTGCCCCACCGGAGAACCTTTCTTTCTG gtggGCTGCAGTGACGGTTCGGTGCGTCTCCATGCCTTGGTGTGTGAGGAGGCGGTGTGTGAGTGGACCCTGGGTTCGGGTCGTGCTGCGGTTCAGTGTCTGCACTTTTCCCCGACGCGGTGCTCCGTGTTCTGCGCGCTGGACTCTACATCTGTCCTGCACATCTGGGATCTCACACAGAGAGACGAGTCTCCGCTCCTCACCCAGGACCTCCACACTGACCC CGTCTCAGCCATGGCCGTGTCCGGAGACGCCTCCACGCAGAACCCGTACTCCAGCATCGCTCTGGCTAAAGACTCGGGCAGGCTGGAGATCCACTTCCTGCTTCCCTCGCTCACACTTCCTCAAGCCTCGGACACGGGGAAACTCCACTCGCTGGCACAGGACACACTCtga
- the dync2i1 gene encoding cytoplasmic dynein 2 intermediate chain 1 isoform X1 has product MYSGKKITKEDTWRSDDLIRHMRSQEEERRRRERSQRDPERERRKHREESGRRGEARDERERERGEAEHRDREKERQRDRDKDRDREKEKERDRDGLRERVKERDKEKDLEREKRNREKDRDRNKERDREKEGGREKGDRGKDGERQKREREKDREREKGDREKDRERQKREKEKERDKLKERGRDRGEERDREKDRERERRRAERENERRKEKEISVDGDDKFRERERDRKERHREREHHRGGEEQDKERREQERREKHGHRQHTGKTDGEERREWRRREIEQHVKFNHEDGEIEQRHRHQAGDGVMEREERDKRREQRNDDSNQRPREHESKHSETKQEVGNDVTEDNCEGAEDYGNEDYEDDFEDYEEDFEEFDEDKEEEEEVRESEKREAEREMSPRSRREVEDIRRAMEKENELLGTARSTPSTQGSEISDRVSADSRRSRTYGRVIDFTAARQREINQEAADKQKKRSTELLRLIELDYSVTESLLDLPPVREYDLYIKSYGTANTKQAYVQCNEDNIERDTQTDEADIADKWTQHPPETSVACGDPQISHNASGESVTRMSVDSKRLAAFLSSATQVMAVLLEENIAQSNSVKKLQSHTHTLSFSDGCVHLNTQLNFLQGRQVTLLHFSQTQTHTLLSVHSPRSGSSDVTLDSKTLVCVWNIWEPSTPQRILVCEAEVRSCCFSPGKAALVFAGTDVGSVLVWDLREHSGSHSHVRVCEEEWTLRHPTFSTDAVLSGAGHFSSVVSVEPVLVNVGAGLRDPLLPDQEESLGLSFQLGSLDENGLLNLWVVVELPKADDSGSQTDLGLRPGGKVKLLHSSSLQTTPQLDKGVIGVTSHLRFVLKFLPSDSNHYFIGSNMGLVRHGTRHGLRAVPKLYRPKDGERLADVTALEFCPTGEPFFLVGCSDGSVRLHALVCEEAVCEWTLGSGRAAVQCLHFSPTRCSVFCALDSTSVLHIWDLTQRDESPLLTQDLHTDPVSAMAVSGDASTQNPYSSIALAKDSGRLEIHFLLPSLTLPQASDTGKLHSLAQDTL; this is encoded by the exons ATGTACTCCGGAAAG aaaataacaaaagaaGACACATGGAGATCTGACGATTTAATAAGGCACATgagg AGccaagaggaggagaggaggaggagagagcgCTCACAgcgagacccagagagagagaggaggaagcaCAGGGAGGAAAGTGGCAGGAGAGGAGAAGCcagggatgagagagagagagagcggggtgAGGCggagcacagagacagagagaaagagcggCAGAGAGATAGGGAtaaggacagagacagagaaaaagagaaagaaagagacagagatggatTGAGGGAgagggtgaaagagagagacaaggaaAAAGATTTAGAGAGGGAAAAGAGGAATAGGGAGAAAGATAGAGAccggaataaagagagggatagggaaaaggagggagggagagaaaagggGGACAGAggaaaagatggagagagacaaaaaagggAGAGggaaaaggacagagagagagaaaagggggacagagaaaaagacagagagagacaaaaaagggagaaggaaaaggagagagataagctgaaggagagagggagagatagaggggaagagagggatagggagaaagacagagagagggagagaaggagggcAGAGcgagagaatgaaagaagaaaagagaaggaaatTAGTGTAGATGGGGACGACAAGttcagggagagagagcgagacaggaaagagaggcacagagagagggagcatCATCGTGGAGGTGAAGAACAGGATAAAGAAcggagagagcaagaaagacgAGAGAAACACGGCCACAGACAGCACACTGGAAAAACAGACGGAG AGGAAAGAAGAGagtggaggagaagagagatAGAGCAGCATGTAAAATTCAACCAT GAGGATGGAGAGATCGAGCAGAGACACAGACACCAGGCCggagatggagtgatggagagagaggagagggataAACGGAGAGAACAGAGGAACGACGATTCGAATCAGAGACCCAGAGAGCATGAGAGCAAGCACAGTGAAACTAAGCaggag GTGGGAAATGACGTGACTGAGGACAACTGTGAAGGAGCAGAGGATTATGGGAATGAAGATTATGAGGATGATTTTGAG GACTACGAGGAAGACTTTGAGGAGTTTGATgaggacaaagaagaagaagaagaggtgcGTGAAAGTGAAAAGAGGGAAGCAGAGCGGGAGATGAGTCCACGCAGCAGACGGGAGGTCGAGGACATCCGGAGAGCCATGGAGAAGGAGAACGAGCTGCTCGGAACGGCACGGTCCACACCCTCGACCCAGGGGTCTGAGATCTCCGACAGAG TGAGTGCCGACTCAAGGAGAAGTCGCACGTACGGCCGGGTCATCGACTTCACCGCAGCGAGGCAGAGAGAGATAAACCAGGAAGCGGCCGATAAACAGAA GAAACGCAGCACCGAGCTCCTGCGCCTCATCGAGCTGGACTATTCCGTCACCGAGAGTCTCCTGGATCTGCCTCCAGTCCGCGAGTACGACTTGTACATCAAGAGCTACGGGACGGCCAACACCAAGCAG GCCTACGTGCAGTGCAACGAGGACAACATCGAGCGAGACACTCAGACGGACGAGGCGGACATCGCGGACAAGTGGACACAACATCCGCCGGAGACCAGCGTCGCGTGTGGAG ACCCTCAGATTTCCCACAATGCATCAGGCGAGTCTGTCACCAGGATGAGCGTGGACTCCAAGCGACTCGCCGCGTTCCTCAGTTCTGCCACGCAg gtgaTGGCAGTGTTGCTGGAGGAAAACATCGCTCAGAGCAACTCGGTGAAAAAGCTgcagtcacatacacacacactctccttcaGTGACGGCTGTGTTCATCTCAATACCCAGCTGAACTTTCTACAAg gtcgACAGGTGACGTTGTTGCACTTCTCCCAGACGCAGACTCACACCTTGCTCTCCGTTCACTCCCCGCGCTCCGGCTCCAGCGACGTCACACTCGACAGTAAGacgctggtgtgtgtgtggaacatcTGGGAGCCGTCCACACCTCAGAGGATCCTCGTCTGTGAagctgag GTGCGGAGCTGCTGCTTCAGTCCCGGGAAGGCCGCGCTGGTGTTTGCTGGGACAGATGTGGGCTCTGTGCTGGTGTGGGATCTGAGAGAACATTCCGGCTCTCATTCGCACgtcagagtgtgtgaggaggagtGGACACTGCGTCACCCGACCTTCTCCACCG acgcTGTGCTGTCAGGAGCAGGGCATTTCTCTTCCGTAGTGTCCGTCGAGCCAGTCCTGGTCAAcgtgggggcggggcttagaGATCCACTGCTGCCGGACCAAGAAG AGTCACTGGGTCTGTCATTCCAGCTGGGGTCACTGGATGAAAACGGACTCCTGAATCTTTGG GTTGTAGTCGAGTTGCCCAAAGCTGATGATTCTGGATCCCAAACAGACCTGG GTCTGCGTCCAGGTGGTAAAGTGAAGCTCCTCCACAGTTCCTCTCTACAGACCACACCTCAACTGGACAAGGGGGTCATTGGGGTCACATCTCACCTGAGATTTGTCCTGAAATTCCTCCCCTCAGATTCTAACCACTACTTCATTGGCAGTAACATG GGTTTGGTGAGACATGGTACCAGACACGGACTCCGAGCCGTTCCGAAGCTCTACAGGCctaaagatggagagagactaGCGGATGTCACGGCTCTAGAGTTCTGCCCCACCGGAGAACCTTTCTTTCTG gtggGCTGCAGTGACGGTTCGGTGCGTCTCCATGCCTTGGTGTGTGAGGAGGCGGTGTGTGAGTGGACCCTGGGTTCGGGTCGTGCTGCGGTTCAGTGTCTGCACTTTTCCCCGACGCGGTGCTCCGTGTTCTGCGCGCTGGACTCTACATCTGTCCTGCACATCTGGGATCTCACACAGAGAGACGAGTCTCCGCTCCTCACCCAGGACCTCCACACTGACCC CGTCTCAGCCATGGCCGTGTCCGGAGACGCCTCCACGCAGAACCCGTACTCCAGCATCGCTCTGGCTAAAGACTCGGGCAGGCTGGAGATCCACTTCCTGCTTCCCTCGCTCACACTTCCTCAAGCCTCGGACACGGGGAAACTCCACTCGCTGGCACAGGACACACTCtga